One Neodiprion pinetum isolate iyNeoPine1 chromosome 1, iyNeoPine1.2, whole genome shotgun sequence genomic window carries:
- the LOC124212433 gene encoding tektin-4, with product MMDFLKGHSGGDGERPPLYFPQPEDSIPAKSDGEMGPMGPWATGRTVFTPQGGFTGLRPICDRYSITQFGPGEWRAHNQTFFQESNKMIHDAQLSAYNGRNSIQRVFKESDSQQQENKERLMTRAGEVFKWKSELERELQLMTEEIDLLEVEYRRVRASLSVLTIPESIAGEFLQLRATRLEPDLVRDDVDAELIKELGLCTEIRELLSRTKEQIERQALELKAAKTRVEFDWTDKKDAYEIDAQCIGLTNDSPLILWKAGAARIPGEQSTPAGYEHMTREALAQAETTRQKSATLRSTLDSIYVNSVRDLRTQADRVDAALAQKVSITQQCCERLEKELLRCLYEISQVEDSIQNLKDSTKNLDNTLKVAQSRLDNRLLRRNVESCRDVPQFGLIEEVKTLGENITMMKGQIERAEQSQMGLIKARGNLEREIIVKRKSLYIDRDRGQLLRSFYPSAVALSGHS from the exons ATGATGGATTTCCTGAAAGGTCACAGTGGCGGTGATGGCGAAAGGCCACCTCTTTACTTCCCGCAACCCGAAGATTCTATACCAGCGAAATCAGACGGCGAAATGGGTCCGATGGGTCCTTGGGCAACTGGGCGCACAGTTTTTACACCACAAGGAGGTTTTACCGGCTTGAGACCGATCTGCGACCGGTATTCGATAACGCAGTTCGGCCCTGGGGAATGGAGAGCGCACAACCAGACCTTCTTCCAAGAGTCCAACAAAATGATACACGATGCTCA ATTGTCGGCCTATAATGGTAGGAATAGTATACAGCGGGTATTCAAAGAATCAGATAGTCAGCAACAGGAGAACAAAGAACGGTTGATGACGCGAGCCGGTGAGGTGTTTAAATGGAAAAGCGAATTGGAACGGGAACTTCAGTTAATGACGGAGGAAATAGATCTACTGGAAGTGGAGTATCGACGAGTAAGAGCGTCTTTGTCAGTTCTGACTATTCCAGAATCGATTGCCGGGGAATTCCTTCAGCTAAGAGCCACGCGACTGGAGCCCGATCTCGTTCGTGACGATGTGGATGCAGAACTGATAAAA GAACTTGGCCTGTGCACTGAGATCAGGGAGCTTCTGAGCAGAACTAAAGAACAGATCGAGAGACAAGCCCTTGAACTCAAGGCTGCAAAGACACGGGTAGAATTTGACTGGACCGATAAAAAAGATGCTTATGAAATAGACGCCCAATGCATAGGACTGACCAATGATTCTCCCCTGATTCTATGGAAAGCTGGTGCTGCAAGAATTCCAGGCGA ACAATCAACACCTGCTGGTTACGAGCACATGACCCGTGAAGCCCTCGCCCAGGCTGAAACAACGCGGCAAAAATCAGCGACTCTGCGCTCAACGTTAGACTCAATTTATGTGAACTCAGTCCGTGATCTTCGCACTCAAGCTGATCGAGTCGACGCAGCATTGGCCCAAAAAGTTAGCATAACTCAGCAATGCTGCGAACGTCTCGAAAAGGAATTACTCAGG TGTCTCTATGAGATCTCTCAAGTAGAGGATTCTATCCAGAATCTAAAGGATTCCACTAAAAATCTAGATAATACATTGAAAGTTGCCCAGAGTCGCTTGGATAACAGATTACTTCGACGCAATGTTGAAAGTTGTCGCGATGTGCCGCAATTTGG ATTAATCGAGGAGGTGAAAACGCTGGGAGAAAACATAACGATGATGAAGGGCCAGATAGAAAGAGCGGAACAATCGCAGATGGGATTGATCAAAGCTCGCGGCAATTTGGAACGTGAGATAATTGTCAAAAGGAAATCACTCTACATTGACCGTGATCGAGGACAGCTCTTACGTTCCTTTTATCCTTCAGCGGTGGCTCTATCAGGACACTCCTGA
- the LOC138190875 gene encoding tektin-4-like codes for MPESNNCCEAQGLDAITAKSHMDESIKPTEPSLIQQVIDNPTGDGITDTNLRVPEGCPRIDPCPAKAAIQTECETEKGDGDNIALERARNAPPGPLGPVPTGHGENVPLEYWTPLGDLTGTRPAVENFSLSRFSPNEWNEHNKKLSAACHDGIQVATTAGFNALCSISRAYAEADRNQMDNNIRLSTRAGTIHRWTVELERMIADIVEEIDLVQEVRRRTMRGKSVLQVVENIGKDMMRIRCFRMDNDLVRDQVSEEVTKELSLCEEIRDVYIRLLDQIKMQIEELITAKRRVEFDWSEKKEAYEIETESRGLGSQSDTILWKAGSTRIPPDQSSPSGYEYSTKQVLAEGYTAKQRSSTLRVNVDAMIEKAVKDLRDQADRVDLTLTQQIQLQEQALRRLEAELYKDLQQLSDTETLIDEMHDASKKLDGAMKCAQTRLDKRLLRHGVENCRDVPQFGLIEEVKSLSESVSATLGQLKRAENSTSSLIQSRRDIEKEMVVKPENT; via the exons ATGCCTGAATCCAATAATTGCTGTGAAGCACAAGGCTTAGATGCAATCACGGCCAAATCACATATGGATGAGTCCATAAAGCCCACAGAACCATCGCTAATTCAGCAGGTGATAGATAATCCCACAGGTGATGGCATTACTGACACCAACTTGCGTGTACCAGAAGGTTGTCCTAGGATAGATCCGTGCCCTGCAAAAGCAGCGATTCAAACT GAATGTGAGACGGAGAAAGGTGATGGAGACAACATTGCCCTGGAAAGAGCAAGAAACGCTCCACCAGGTCCTTTGGGCCCGGTACCAACAGGGCATGGAGAAAATGTTCCCTTAGAGTATTGGACGCCTTTGGGGGATCTGACAGGAACTCGTCCGGCAGtcgaaaacttttccttatcaCGATTCAGTCCCAATGAATGGAATGAACACAATAAAAAACTTTCTGCAGCTTGTCACGATGGGATTCAAGTGGCAAC GACGGCAGGATTTAATGCTCTCTGTAGCATATCGAGAGCCTATGCCGAAGCTGATAGAAATCAAATGGACAATAACATACGTCTCAGCACGAGGGCTGGTACAATTCATCGATGGACCGTAGAGCTTGAACGTATGATAGCAGACATTGTTGAAGAAATCGACCTAGTGCAAGaagtaagaagaagaacaatGCGTGGAAAGTCTGTACTGCAGGTAGTGGAAAATATTGGCAAAGACATGATGCGCATACGATGTTTTCGCATGGATAACGACCTCGTTCGTGATCAGGTTTCAGAAGAAGTGACCAAA GAATTGTCATTGTGCGAGGAAATTAGAGATGTCTACATAAGGTTGTTGgatcaaataaaaatgcaaatcgAAGAATTAATAACAGCGAAGCGGCGTGTTGAGTTCGACTGGTCGGAAAAAAAGGAAGCTTACGAAATTGAAACGGAATCAAGGGGGCTGGGCAGCCAGTCTGATACTATTCTTTGGAAAGCGGGATCAACCAGAATCCCACCGGA TCAATCATCGCCATCAGGCTACGAATATTCGACAAAGCAAGTACTTGCTGAAGGATACACTGCAAAGCAAAGATCAAGCACACTGCGAGTGAATGTCGACGCAATGATCGAAAAAGCGGTTAAGGATCTTCGTGATCAGGCGGACCGCGTGGATCTTACATTGACACAGCAAATTCAGCTACAAGAGCAAGCTTTGAGACGGTTGGAGGCAGAATTGTACAAG GATTTGCAGCAACTCTCGGACACGGAAACTCTGATCGATGAGATGCACGATGCGTCAAAAAAATTGGACGGTGCGATGAAGTGCGCCCAGACACGACTAGACAAAAGATTACTTCGTCATGGTGTTGAAAATTGTCGTGATGTTCCTCAGTTTGG GCTTATCGAAGAGGTAAAATCACTTTCCGAGAGCGTGTCTGCTACTTTGGGACAGTTGAAGCGAGCAGAGAATTCGACCAGCAGTTTAATACAGTCAAGACGAGACATAGAAAAGGAAATGGTTGTGAAAC CGGAGAATActtaa
- the LOC124212458 gene encoding E3 ubiquitin-protein ligase RNF181-like: MSDYFEEMGWTPLRDGEAPNSFLHMARLLRDFGMWDELGLGERLPPPASKEAISNLKDIKFDGNCQQCTVCLKDFDAASSIKSMPCRHSFHNECITPWLKKTNSCPLCRYELPTDDEDYELYKKEKKRAVQREEDVKSLHNSMFS; the protein is encoded by the exons ATGTCAGACTACTTTGAGGAAATGGGTTGGACACCTTTGAGAGATGGAGAAGCGCCAAATTCTTTCTTGCACATGGCGCGATTGTTGAGAGATTTTGGAATGTGGGATGAGCTGGGACTAGGAGAGCGACTCCCTCCTCCGGCTTCGAAAGAGGCAATTTCCAATCTGAAGGATATTAAATTCGACGGAAATTGCCAACAGTGTACCGTGTGCTTAAAAGATTTCGACGCTGCTAGTTCAATTAAATCAATGCCATGCCGTCACTCGTTTCACAACGAATGTATTACACCGTGGTTAAAAAAG ACCAATTCCTGCCCGTTGTGTAGGTATGAATTACCTACGGATGATGAAGATTATGAACTGTataaaaaggagaagaaacgTGCCGTGCAACGCGAAGAGGATGTCAAGTCTTTGCATAATTCAATGTTTTCCTAA
- the LOC124210773 gene encoding uncharacterized protein isoform X1, whose amino-acid sequence MTMNEDFNFAELCRLCSLKSNNHLQIFDKEGEQRQLLFKIRSCIPAVITKEDALPKNICQRCLYKLDMFYEFRASCMTTDTVLKNYADSLKQLAASVNSQVSEKDKMSGGSQQQQQRTAYVEAHAVAHAAVQQHMAQQAAQARLAGPGPPAAPQPPNPTFTIPDDGLGYDDGVRVLRSIGTWSPDYSAAMRPGGVMPAFPTANEQQFSRGPTVNQAPRPRPGYASKATNTGEPTVKAFACTVCGKGLARKDKLVIHMRIHTGEKPYSCEVCGKAFARRDKLVIHMNKLRHRPGVTPLSTPTAPNSDQQQQQQQQQQQQQQQQQQQQQQQQQHQNRQDALQKPKIEPVSWACELCGRAHATREEWMQHARSHLEASAPPQHAAPYFPASAAPPQPYTSERNFCLMCRTDFTDKAEFMFHVRSHFEPHSQPTPSQHSSGKQGADSATAELIARGLVDPSGLCS is encoded by the exons attACCAAAGAAGATGCTCTCCCAAAAAATATCTGCCAGCGGTGCCTCTACAAATTGGACATGTTCTACGAGTTCAGAGCAAGCTGCATGACGACTGACACTGTGCTAAAGAATTACGCAGATAGTTTAAAACAGCTAGCCGCTTCAGTCAACAGCCAG GTAtcagaaaaagataaaatgtCCGGTGGTAgtcagcagcaacagcaacgtACGGCGTATGTTGAAGCCCATGCGGTTGCTCATGCTGCAGTTCAACAGCACATGGCGCAGCAGGCAGCCCAAGCAAGACTCGCCGGTCCAGGTCCTCCTGCTGCTCCTCAGCCACCAAATCCCACGTTTACCATCCCAGATGATGGACTTGGATACGACGATGGTGTCCGAGTTCTCCGCTCCATTGGGACCTG GTCACCAGATTATTCTGCAGCAATGCGACCCGGAGGCGTAATGCCAGCATTTCCTACAGCCAATGAGCAACAGTTCTCTAGAGGACCAACGGTCAATCAGGCCCCACGTCCGAGACCAGGCTATGCATCTAAAGCTACAAATACAGGAGAGCCTACAGTCAAAGCGTTTGCTTGCACGGTTTGCGGCAAGGGTCTTGCTCGTAAAGATAAGCTGGTTATACATATGCGCATACATACTGGTGAGAAACCATATTCATGCGAAGTTTGCG GCAAAGCATTCGCGAGACGCGACAAGTTAGTTATACACATGAATAAACTGAGACATAGACCGGGTGTGACTCCACTCTCAACTCCAACTGCGCCAAACTCGGatcagcagcaacagcagcagcaacaacaacagcagcagcagcaacaacagcaacagcaacagcaacaacagcaacagcatcAAAATCGTCAAGATGCTCTTCAGAAACCAAAAATTGAACCTGTTAGCTGGGCTTGCGAACTTTGCGGAAGAGCTCATGCAACCAGAGAGGAATGGATGCAGCATGCAAG gtctcatcTTGAGGCTTCAGCACCACCGCAGCACGCCGCGCCATATTTTCCTGCAAGTGCTGCTCCACCACAACCCTATACATCAGAACGAAATTTCTGTCTGATGTGCCGCACAGATTTTACGGACAAAGCTGAATTCATGTTTCATGTTCGCTCGCATTTTGAGCCTCATTCACAACCGACTCCATCCCAGCATTCGAGTGGTAAGCAGGGTGCAGACTCTGCTACTGCCGAACTCATCGCCCGTGGCTTAGTTGACCCCTCGGGCCTCTGTAGCTAG
- the LOC124210773 gene encoding zinc finger protein 182 isoform X2, protein MNRETDQVSTNLKVSEKDKMSGGSQQQQQRTAYVEAHAVAHAAVQQHMAQQAAQARLAGPGPPAAPQPPNPTFTIPDDGLGYDDGVRVLRSIGTWSPDYSAAMRPGGVMPAFPTANEQQFSRGPTVNQAPRPRPGYASKATNTGEPTVKAFACTVCGKGLARKDKLVIHMRIHTGEKPYSCEVCGKAFARRDKLVIHMNKLRHRPGVTPLSTPTAPNSDQQQQQQQQQQQQQQQQQQQQQQQQQHQNRQDALQKPKIEPVSWACELCGRAHATREEWMQHARSHLEASAPPQHAAPYFPASAAPPQPYTSERNFCLMCRTDFTDKAEFMFHVRSHFEPHSQPTPSQHSSGKQGADSATAELIARGLVDPSGLCS, encoded by the exons ATGAATCGTGAGACAGACCAAGTTTCGACAAATCTTAAA GTAtcagaaaaagataaaatgtCCGGTGGTAgtcagcagcaacagcaacgtACGGCGTATGTTGAAGCCCATGCGGTTGCTCATGCTGCAGTTCAACAGCACATGGCGCAGCAGGCAGCCCAAGCAAGACTCGCCGGTCCAGGTCCTCCTGCTGCTCCTCAGCCACCAAATCCCACGTTTACCATCCCAGATGATGGACTTGGATACGACGATGGTGTCCGAGTTCTCCGCTCCATTGGGACCTG GTCACCAGATTATTCTGCAGCAATGCGACCCGGAGGCGTAATGCCAGCATTTCCTACAGCCAATGAGCAACAGTTCTCTAGAGGACCAACGGTCAATCAGGCCCCACGTCCGAGACCAGGCTATGCATCTAAAGCTACAAATACAGGAGAGCCTACAGTCAAAGCGTTTGCTTGCACGGTTTGCGGCAAGGGTCTTGCTCGTAAAGATAAGCTGGTTATACATATGCGCATACATACTGGTGAGAAACCATATTCATGCGAAGTTTGCG GCAAAGCATTCGCGAGACGCGACAAGTTAGTTATACACATGAATAAACTGAGACATAGACCGGGTGTGACTCCACTCTCAACTCCAACTGCGCCAAACTCGGatcagcagcaacagcagcagcaacaacaacagcagcagcagcaacaacagcaacagcaacagcaacaacagcaacagcatcAAAATCGTCAAGATGCTCTTCAGAAACCAAAAATTGAACCTGTTAGCTGGGCTTGCGAACTTTGCGGAAGAGCTCATGCAACCAGAGAGGAATGGATGCAGCATGCAAG gtctcatcTTGAGGCTTCAGCACCACCGCAGCACGCCGCGCCATATTTTCCTGCAAGTGCTGCTCCACCACAACCCTATACATCAGAACGAAATTTCTGTCTGATGTGCCGCACAGATTTTACGGACAAAGCTGAATTCATGTTTCATGTTCGCTCGCATTTTGAGCCTCATTCACAACCGACTCCATCCCAGCATTCGAGTGGTAAGCAGGGTGCAGACTCTGCTACTGCCGAACTCATCGCCCGTGGCTTAGTTGACCCCTCGGGCCTCTGTAGCTAG